In Methanococcoides sp. LMO-2, a single window of DNA contains:
- a CDS encoding molybdopterin dinucleotide binding domain-containing protein, with the protein MRVLLNTGSTIDEGRLAKGGDKYTEDYRQECAVCWISPCDFEALGSPEKVKVTSKDEKHSIIVFTKCTDVVMEGDVFMPRAIWSNVVIDPDTFSTGSPLYKGNPVTIEAAEGEVLSAEDVVLQLYMGGN; encoded by the coding sequence ATGAGAGTATTACTTAACACAGGAAGTACCATTGACGAGGGCAGGCTTGCAAAAGGCGGTGACAAATATACAGAGGATTACAGGCAGGAATGTGCTGTATGCTGGATTTCACCATGCGATTTTGAAGCACTTGGAAGCCCGGAAAAAGTAAAAGTAACAAGTAAGGACGAAAAACATTCCATCATTGTGTTCACAAAATGCACAGATGTTGTAATGGAAGGAGATGTATTCATGCCAAGGGCTATCTGGTCCAACGTGGTCATCGACCCTGACACATTCTCAACAGGTTCCCCTCTCTATAAGGGTAATCCTGTAACCATCGAGGCTGCTGAAGGCGAGGTACTAAGCGCAGAGGATGTTGTCCTTCAACTGTACATGGGAGGTAACTGA
- a CDS encoding formylmethanofuran dehydrogenase subunit C encodes MAEVILTVNTEIGIKVEADVITPDAFAGKNKSDIESLQVWQGPKQLPLSAFFDVEGDAGSSAEDTSIVIKGDTSRVKRIGEKMTAGKITVEGSVSMHVGSQMEGGEILVKGDADSWAGMEMKGGLLHIEGNAKDHVGCAYRGKWVGMSGGRIVLDGNANNNLGGGISGGEIIVGGNVGHYCGIRQNGGLIAVKGNAIRAVAAEMTAGTMVVNGTIERFSPGFEYVANESDLKFDDIECPGEFMKFLGDNAITKRPKGSLYVNQAANMDL; translated from the coding sequence ATGGCAGAAGTTATTCTTACAGTAAATACCGAGATCGGTATCAAAGTAGAGGCAGATGTCATCACTCCTGATGCATTCGCCGGCAAGAACAAGAGCGATATTGAGTCCCTTCAGGTATGGCAGGGACCAAAACAGCTTCCTCTCTCTGCATTTTTCGATGTAGAGGGTGATGCAGGAAGTTCCGCAGAGGACACTTCCATTGTCATCAAAGGTGACACTTCCAGAGTAAAGCGCATCGGTGAAAAGATGACAGCAGGCAAGATCACCGTGGAGGGATCTGTTAGCATGCACGTAGGTTCCCAGATGGAAGGCGGCGAGATCCTTGTAAAGGGCGACGCAGATTCCTGGGCAGGAATGGAGATGAAAGGCGGACTCCTCCACATCGAAGGTAATGCAAAGGACCACGTTGGTTGCGCATACCGTGGTAAGTGGGTAGGAATGTCCGGTGGACGTATCGTCCTCGACGGAAACGCAAACAACAACCTTGGTGGCGGAATCAGCGGCGGCGAGATCATCGTCGGCGGAAACGTCGGTCACTACTGTGGTATTCGCCAGAACGGCGGACTTATCGCTGTAAAGGGCAATGCTATCCGCGCAGTTGCTGCAGAGATGACAGCCGGTACAATGGTCGTTAACGGAACCATTGAAAGGTTCTCTCCAGGATTCGAATACGTGGCAAATGAAAGCGACCTTAAGTTCGATGACATAGAATGTCCGGGTGAGTTCATGAAGTTCCTCGGTGACAATGCGATCACAAAGAGGCCAAAAGGTTCACTCTATGTTAACCAGGCTGCAAACATGGATCTGTGA
- a CDS encoding formylmethanofuran dehydrogenase subunit A — protein MVGTIVIKNGSVYDPLNEVNGEKQDIFIKNGKVVSELSDADMKDAKIIDATGKTVMPGGVDSHSHIAGAKVNAGRMMRPEDGYKATMAKTDIAHSGSGETVPSVYMEGYEYSQMGYTTVFEAAVPPMEARHTHEEMRSIPMLDMGGYLVLGNNWFMMRYLKEGDIEKAAAYVSWMMKTHKTYGIKCVNPAGVENWGWGKNVSSLDEANIHFEVTPREMIEGLTEVNEMLGMPMSMHLHANNLGHPGNFETTKESMKISSNVKPNQDMGVEWAETKIDASRDQSVYLTHMMFNAFGGTSWRDFESGVKPLTDYINSTDHVVIDSGCVPFGEATCMTGDGPSIHDLSVLTGGKWSNTDVELECGSGVCPFTYLKSNPVHSTQWAMGLECLLLVDDPWKVIMTTDSPNGGPFTKYPLVMSWLMSEKFRDQTFSECHPWANDRSTLGGVDREMSLYDIAILTRANTAKTIGMAHRKGSFGIGADGDVTIYDIDPSKIDTREYSDLINKFSTAEYTIKDGDIVCHNGEITKIADRRTYYTDVSVPDANEKEMLKDVQEWFRYYSHGFNHYPTPESYLKNPTAIKLNTEQ, from the coding sequence ATGGTTGGAACTATTGTAATTAAGAATGGATCTGTTTACGACCCGCTCAACGAAGTGAACGGTGAGAAACAGGACATTTTCATCAAAAATGGTAAGGTCGTATCTGAACTCTCAGATGCTGACATGAAAGACGCTAAGATCATTGATGCAACAGGCAAGACCGTAATGCCTGGTGGTGTTGACTCTCACTCACACATTGCTGGTGCAAAGGTCAACGCAGGTAGGATGATGCGTCCTGAGGACGGTTACAAGGCAACTATGGCAAAGACCGATATTGCACACTCCGGATCAGGAGAGACCGTACCATCAGTCTACATGGAAGGATACGAGTACTCACAGATGGGATACACAACCGTCTTCGAGGCAGCTGTTCCTCCAATGGAAGCACGCCACACACACGAAGAGATGCGCTCTATCCCAATGCTCGACATGGGTGGATATCTTGTTCTCGGTAACAACTGGTTCATGATGCGCTACCTCAAGGAAGGCGACATCGAAAAGGCAGCAGCATACGTTTCCTGGATGATGAAGACCCACAAGACATACGGTATCAAGTGTGTCAACCCGGCTGGTGTAGAGAACTGGGGATGGGGTAAGAACGTATCTTCCCTTGACGAGGCAAACATCCACTTCGAGGTAACTCCAAGAGAGATGATCGAAGGCCTTACCGAGGTCAATGAAATGCTCGGTATGCCAATGTCAATGCACCTTCACGCAAACAACCTTGGTCACCCTGGAAACTTCGAGACCACAAAGGAGTCCATGAAGATCTCCAGCAACGTGAAACCAAACCAGGACATGGGTGTAGAGTGGGCAGAGACAAAGATCGATGCAAGCAGGGACCAGTCCGTGTATCTTACACACATGATGTTCAACGCATTTGGCGGTACATCCTGGCGTGACTTCGAGTCCGGTGTCAAGCCTCTTACAGATTATATCAACAGCACCGACCACGTTGTAATTGACAGTGGTTGTGTCCCATTCGGTGAAGCAACATGTATGACTGGTGATGGTCCGTCCATCCACGATCTGTCTGTGCTTACCGGTGGAAAATGGTCAAACACCGATGTTGAACTCGAATGTGGTTCCGGTGTCTGTCCGTTCACATACCTTAAGAGCAACCCGGTCCACAGTACCCAGTGGGCAATGGGTCTTGAATGCCTGCTCCTGGTCGATGATCCATGGAAGGTAATCATGACAACCGACAGTCCTAACGGTGGTCCTTTCACCAAGTATCCACTCGTTATGAGCTGGCTTATGTCCGAGAAGTTCAGGGACCAGACATTCAGCGAATGTCACCCATGGGCAAACGACAGAAGCACACTCGGTGGAGTGGACAGGGAAATGTCCCTTTACGACATCGCGATCCTTACCCGTGCCAACACAGCTAAGACAATCGGTATGGCACACAGGAAGGGAAGCTTTGGTATCGGTGCAGATGGTGATGTGACCATCTATGACATTGACCCAAGCAAGATCGACACAAGGGAATACTCCGATCTGATCAACAAGTTCAGCACCGCTGAATACACCATCAAGGACGGAGACATTGTCTGCCACAATGGTGAGATCACAAAGATCGCAGACAGGAGAACCTACTACACTGACGTGAGTGTTCCTGACGCAAACGAGAAGGAAATGCTCAAGGATGTCCAGGAATGGTTCAGGTACTATTCACACGGATTCAACCACTATCCAACACCTGAGTCTTACCTCAAGAACCCAACAGCGATCAAGCTCAACACGGAGCAGTGA
- a CDS encoding 4Fe-4S binding protein, whose protein sequence is MNEIVVSTKDNKQVVYMPHKCIGCGTCTMVCPKDTLIIGSVGPVARGLINKEFLEITDTCITCGMCTKICPTGALEMREDGKPVCNDNFLCSTIAPTTVNDDCVHCGLCEQICPQGAIEVQQWLSNDNSARVDGKTIIDNDNCVHCGWCAEVCPKDAITVQKPFAGTWTREEDTCQACRTCVDVCPCNALFNPEWDIGERVDKVAQRPDACLYCGACAVACPVQAIDVQKTEILTAMEKKTVFEKKLLNKPSATPVLTSVLKTDEDACLGCGNCVIMCPVNANSSKFLAAGALNDLDEKPLLEVRNGSVKVLDQEACGSCGACALICPTSAIWLEKREVE, encoded by the coding sequence ATGAACGAAATAGTGGTTTCGACAAAAGATAACAAGCAAGTGGTCTACATGCCACACAAGTGCATTGGTTGTGGAACCTGTACAATGGTCTGTCCTAAGGACACACTGATCATTGGTTCCGTAGGACCTGTTGCCAGAGGACTCATCAACAAGGAGTTCCTGGAAATTACAGACACCTGCATCACATGTGGAATGTGTACCAAGATTTGCCCAACAGGCGCTCTTGAGATGAGAGAGGATGGAAAGCCTGTATGCAACGATAATTTCCTCTGCAGCACCATCGCACCAACAACCGTGAACGATGACTGTGTGCACTGTGGTCTCTGTGAACAGATCTGTCCACAGGGAGCTATCGAGGTCCAGCAGTGGTTGTCAAATGATAACAGCGCACGTGTGGATGGTAAGACAATCATCGACAACGACAATTGTGTACACTGTGGATGGTGTGCTGAGGTATGTCCAAAGGACGCTATCACTGTCCAGAAGCCTTTCGCAGGCACATGGACACGCGAAGAGGACACCTGTCAGGCATGCCGCACATGTGTTGATGTCTGCCCATGCAATGCACTCTTCAACCCTGAATGGGATATTGGTGAGAGGGTCGACAAGGTTGCACAGCGTCCAGATGCATGTCTCTACTGTGGTGCATGCGCAGTCGCATGTCCTGTACAGGCTATTGACGTGCAGAAGACCGAGATCCTTACAGCTATGGAAAAGAAGACCGTCTTCGAAAAGAAGCTGCTCAACAAGCCATCAGCAACACCTGTTCTGACATCCGTGCTCAAGACAGACGAAGATGCCTGCCTTGGCTGTGGAAACTGTGTCATCATGTGTCCTGTCAATGCTAACTCTTCAAAGTTCCTGGCAGCTGGTGCACTCAACGATCTTGATGAGAAGCCTTTGCTTGAGGTAAGGAACGGTAGTGTTAAGGTCCTTGACCAGGAAGCATGTGGCTCATGCGGTGCATGCGCACTGATCTGCCCGACATCTGCAATATGGCTTGAGAAGAGAGAGGTGGAATAA